TCTTTAACTGTAAACCACACCCCACTCTACACACTCAGAAGCAGGTCGAGCACAATTATACTGCTGAAGTAGCCTACTGAAGCATGTTGCTGCAACAGCCCTAATGAAAACCAAGTTTTCCAATGGTcatgatgtttttattatttattatttctgggACATCTGAAGAGACAACTTTTTAACATTGCTTTCTCCTAGAGTGTCTTCTAGTGTTTATCTACCACATATTCAgtctttttaaatgtcaaatgcATCCTTCCTACTTATGATATTTAtacttgttttattttaaatggttATGGTTGTTTGTGGTTTGTGTTGCATGTGTTGTGCAATAGAATATGTATTTGTTTagcctacttacttacttatttccAGCAGATAACATCAagataaaacacattttggcAATATGATCAAATAACTTAGTAGTAATTGTTTATGGCCCGTACATCAATCAAATGTTGTCAATAAAGGTCTATAGCTAACTTAAGATGtattgttttctgttgcattgcCTTCTTTTGCACTTCACATTTAACTTCATGTGTTTAAGGAAGgcaattattacatttttcaaagcAGTAGGGGTTGTGCCATGGGTTGTGCCATGGATTGTGGTCATTGACATATTGTGGTTCCTCTTTAAATCTTTACACAGCATAGACTTCCGCATGTGATGCCCCGCCCAGCTCCCTCCACATTATGCTGCTGCCTGGTCGGTCGCTAGTCTTGTGACTCTACCGTCTACTACCAACATGATTACTGCTCTGAAGTTTACGCTATTGTTGCTGGCTCTTGCCTTTGCCCAGGGGCTTCACTACAACTACATCGATGAATTGGACAAAGAGGCCGGGACTGTGCGCGCTGTTCAGGCTTCACAATATGTCTCTCTGTGGCCGCTGCCGCAGAAAGTGAAAATCTTAGACCTTTCATTCAAGTTAACCAGCTTTAACATAGTTGACGCCAAGGAGTCATCCGCCGGGTCGAGCTGCAGCCTCCTGCAGGATGCTTACAGGAGGTAAGAAGCTCTATTTtgtgtaattgttttgtttttttgagctCTTGTTTTccgtttctttttctgtttgttaTGAGGAAACAAAGCGCCGTGCTGCGTTCAGGGACCCACACCTACATGACAATCAAGTCTTGCCTTCTCTGCCTCTCTCGACAGGTATTATGAGTACATGTTTGGCATCGCTAAAAGGCAGGGGCCGAGAAAAAGCAGGCTAACAGGTCCCTCTGAGCTGACCGAGCTGCAGGTGTGGATCACATCACCTGACTCTGAATGTGACGGTTACCCCAGTGTGACTTCTGACGAGTCATGTGAGTCTCTTCTCTTCCTTATTGATGTCACATAATCATGATATTAACTGTGGTGCTTCTGTGCAGTGGGGGGatgtaaccaagtacatttCAGTAtctccattttctgctacttaaATACTTCTACTACACCACATTTTAGAAAGAAAATGGGGTTGTTACATTAATGTGACAGCtaaagttactagttactttacagattaaaagattttacagacataaatatgatgcattgttaaAGAGTTAACTGCCcaacagtaggctatataaagtagttaaaatgaTCTCTACATGGACTATATTTCTGCATTACAAGTACTttcacttttgatactttacaTTCAGGGTGCAACATTCACTTTTTTGTCCatcagccaaatggctagtgaatgttaacattttaccagccactcaataaaTTACAGTACcattgtttttggtttttttggctggtggtGAGGGAAGAAAATCTGCCaaccacttgcatattttaccagcatttagctggtggatggtgctaattttgtaaCCTGTTCACATTTAACTAACAGTACTTAGGCCTACATACTTTAACTAAAATGTGTCATTTAAGTTAAAGTATGTCAATGCAGGATTATTCTTGTATTGGAGTATATTTAAATTGCAgtgttgctacttttacttgagtaatttttatatatatatatatatatatatatatatatatatatatatatatatatatatatatatatacttcctccaccactgctgttGTGGAAATGAAAGTTGCATGCTGTTATCTGAAAGCCTCTGCTGATGAATTATAATATATATCCATTGCTGTATAAGGTATAACCCTCCACCCAAAAATATATAGCCGTTACTTTTCAAATGAAGATACAACATTACAAAAACATATgaaaagcttttaaaatacaGCAGCAGGGTGTAGCTATGGCCCCTTGTCACATTTCAGATGTCTATGGTTGTTTGCAGTTACAACAAAGAGACATACAGCCGCGTAACACTGAAGATTCAAATTCCCTGAAGGATCAGATAAAACACAAACTGCAATGAATTTGTTTATTTACTGTAGTTAAGGTTTTATTATTTTAGgtcacatttttattattaagctGATGTATAACTGCATAGTATCTTAATTACTCAAAATATAAGGTGACTATAAATGGCAACCATATTTTCTATTTCCAAACTAAACACGGATGACTTTTAAAAGTTAGTGTTGAGCCCTGCTTCaattacattttgctgataatactaatgacttttacttgtaagagAGTATTTTTACGTttgttgtattggtacttttactcaaaGTAAAGCATCTGAATACTTTGATGATATCGACACATCTATCTGATTCTTCCTACTGCATTTTACAACCAGAGAAAGGGCTTATACTCATGACTCACCAGTGGAATTAGAGATTACCTGGATTTTAGACATTTTGGATTAACAGGTCAGTATAGGCCGTCTGGTTAAAGCCTCCCTAAGTGTTTAAGAAGCTGACTTTAGTACAGTAATAACCACCTGCCAAGCTTTGACAACACTGGCATGCAATTCACAACTGTTTGTTTCCACAGATGAACTGTCTGTGGATCTGCCGTATGCTGTCCTGAAAGCGCCAAAGGTCTGGGGAGCCCTGCATGGTAGGCTTTTTTTGCCCATTATTGCACCGTTTCAAAGCAAACAATACTACTCTAATACCACACCCAGGAGACAGTTAGTGTAGTTCAGCAGGGGAAACAAGGGGGatcagctagcctggctttaTGCAAATGTAACTAAATATGCCtagcagcacctctaaagctcaataattaaagtaacactatgtaacttttagctgcagctgtagttccaatgagacaacctgtaggaggcccgaagcaggaaaagttacatagtgttgctttaacacattatatcttgtttgtttaatatgttgttttttgtttttatgttaaactAAGATAAAATCTCCTCTCTGTAGCTTGatatttaacagacagacatgagagtgatatctaactctcagcaagaaccCCAACTAAGAGTATTTCCCAAAtctattttctgtcaatcaaataaTTATACTCAGCTCTACTCTGGACCCTTGCAAACACTTGATCACAGAtggaaaatgtttgtgtaaagaATGTCTGCTGTATTTGTATATGAAATATGTGCAATCAAAAGCTGCTGTGTTGATAAAGTGCTGAGTCTGATGTGACGTTAAATGTCGTGTGGCAAAACTGGTGTCACTCCAACAACATGAAAGTCCAGTGTGTTTTTGTTACTGTAGAACTTTGCTCCCATACCTAGGGAACGTTATCAAATGAGAGTGACCTTTTCAATTTTATTGTACCTTTTAAAAACTTCCAAGAACTCCGCATGATTACATACAGTGTGTTTATTTTGCATCATTTTTAGGTCTGGAAACTTTCAGCCAGTTGGTATATGAAGATCAATATGGAGCGGTATGTGAAAGACAATATGATtgtattaaatgttttattcataATGAGGATCAAGGGGCAACTGTATGTGAGCCAGGATTTAACTTTGATTTTCACTTGGTATCTTTTTCAGAAAAGCATCAATTCAACAGCAATCAGTGACTTCCCTAGATTTGCACATAGAGGCATCTTACTGGACAGCTCTCGGCATTTCCTGCCCCTTAAAGTGATCTTGGCTAATCTGGTGCGTCAGTAAGACcgttttttatttagttttttttctaattttttcattttatttactgCTTAAATATTATTTTCCTTTTGTGCATTCATACAGGAAACAATGGCGATGAACAAATTCAATGTTTTCCACTGGCACATCGTGGATGATCAATCCTTCCCCTACCTGAGCCGAACGTTCCCACAGCTGAGCCAGCAGGTCAGTAAGGTTTTTAGGTTATTGGTGGTGAATCTCAGCAAAGACAAATAAAGTTTTTAATATCAAGACGTTGTATTTTTCACAATTCATTAAATTGTTCACAGGGAGCTTACCACCCATACACACACGTGTATACACCCGCTGACGTGAAGATGGTAATTGAGTTTGGCCGTCTGCGAGGCATTCGCGTTGTCCCTGAGTTTGACACTCCAGGACACACACAGTCTTGGGGGAAAGGTaagttttgcatttttatgtattatttttacagaaattagattttctttctttttaaaaacatcaGCATTCAGCAAGGATATATCTGAaaactagcctagaaatctagacgcaccctggcggcagcaaatgtaatttgcttaacataatgacggcagagttgcgacagttctgcgtgaattccctgctacttgaaaacaaagaatttggctgctgctgctggcgaacagcggtctttcgaattggCTTTAgccgtgactctggaagacttggacttagacttctctttattgatccttttgggatgactcccgcaaggaaattaaatttccagcagcagatttcagcagcttacagaacactctttaaataaagaggtataaaaaaaaatacagtataagaataacaataaacaTTTATCTAAATATaggaagtaaacaaacagtaaaaaacaataaattacagataaataaagatacatatataggactgtgtatggtattgtgttattatacagttaataaataaatgacatttagcaTAAATTAGCAGCTAAGAGCAGTTAGTGTccaggtatgtatgtgagtagattattaattaatttattgcacagtgaatgagtgagtggctacctctccttcccttccttcctgttcTGTTCCGTCCTCTTTACCCTATTTCACCCTATTTCCTCCTCCCCCCGAGTGAGGAGTTATAGAGTATAATGGCATGAGGGACAAAGGAGTTCTTGAGTCTGTTGGTCCTACACTTGGGAAGGAGCTAGAAGGAAGACTTGGAGTTGACttgaacaaagaacggcactgaagtcattctaaTCTCTGACTACGtcaccttcttcgttgctctggttggttgtagcgctatgctattgcgtgcagagggaatttgaaagacaaccgtttatcccgcccctcggattgagccctgccagtggtgtgttcccagacccaacattttgatgtgggtctggcttgtcaggctatctGAAAACAATAAAGCATGATAAATCTGCTTTTCCTCTCAGGCCAGAAAGATCTGCTCACACCCTGTTACTCTGGCTCCAAACCCTCTGGCTCCTTCGGACCAGTGAACCCCATCCTGAACACCACGTATGACTTTATGAGCCAGTTCTTCAAGGAGATCAGCACCGTGTTCCCTGATGCCTACGTCCACCTGGGAGGTGATGAGGTGGACTTCACCTGCTGGTGAGACTGTGTACGCAATGTCGAAAAACGTATTCTCATCATGAAAGATTGGACAGCGGTTAATATTCGGCtgctgtttcttttttgtttacCCCTGCAGGAAGTCCAACCCGGACATTCAGAAGTTCATGGATCAGCAAGGCTACGGACAAGACTACAAGAAACTGGAATCATTCTATATCCAAAAGTGTGTTTTGCTTGTTTAACAGTAAACTGGCTATCGTTGAAACTTCACATTTTAACTTCTAATCctaatttgtgccttttttgaTCTGATAGACTCTTGGATATCGTCACCACTACCCATAAGGGCTACATGATCTGGCAGGAGGTCTTTGATAATGGTGTTAAGGTAACTTAAAGAGTTTTTTTCCATGTTATAGTTAACTCTAACTCTCTAATGCAGGATTTGTATGTACTAACTAGACCCAGAGTTTGGTTTGATAAATGCTTCATCACCATTTAtaagtcttttgtttttcattctgtGTATTAAATTAattctttgacattttgggaaataagctTATGTGCTTTGATGTTTAAAGTTAGATGAAAAGATAGATACCAATCTTATGTTCAAACACTAAATATGTCACCAGCAGCCTATTAGCTTATCGCAAAGACCGTAAACAGTGAGTCtgtccacctaccagcacctctaaagatGACTGTTCtacacttcagtttttgtacGGATTACACCAATAAGATAAGTAGTTAAGTAGTGagttttagaggtgctggtaggtggattttgttccCTTTGGAAAGACACAGGCTAGTTGTTTTGCCCTGTTTCCTGTTTAtaggctaagctaagctaattagcTTCTTATGGAAGCTTCATATTTggcatacagacatgagagtggtatcaatcttctcatctaactcctaGATAGAAAGCAAATAAACGCATTTTCCGAAAAtgccaaactattcctttaaacaaaACCAACTCCTCATGTAGTAACTAACTTAAGTGCAGTAGCTTGGTCTGTAACTATTCCAGTTGAAGCCAGACACCGTAGTGCATGTGTGGATCGGCGGCGGGGCGAATGAGGAGATGGGCAAGGTCACGGCTGCAGGGTATACCACCATCCTCTCCGCCCCATGGTACCTAGATTACATTAGCTACGCACAGGACTGGCAGAAGTACTACAAGGTTGAGCCGCTCGACTTCGACGGTCAGTTTTATATGGAATCAATTTAATTTGGTAGAGGAAAACTCTTGATTTGGGCCTGCTTATTGAGGCAAACGGGAATTCTGGCTTTTGTTCAACAGGCTTACGCTTGAAAACTGCACAGTTGTGACAAGGGGAGAGTGCCAGACAGACATGAAGTGAATATGGGGATTTGTTGTTGGTGGTTTCccgtgttgtttatttttatggGTTGATGTAGCTCCCCGCTGTGGAGGACCAAACCTGGTTTATTTGATACAATGACCAATAAACTAAATACTAGTAAATGAGTAAACAATGTGGCATGGTGAGATGGTATACACCCTTCTTTTGTGTCCTGGGTTCAAATTCAACAGCCAGGGAAAAATAAGTCTGGTTTGGTCCTCCATTAACCTGGACCAAGACGAGAGTGGACTGAACCTTTGATTTCCAGACACAAAAATATTACCATGCAGATTATGTGATATAATGCTCTGCACATAGTTAAAATGGAATATAAGCAGAAGTAAAAACACAAGACACAAATGTCTTAAATGGACTTGAAGTAATCGAAGGCTCGGACATTTTCGTCTTCAATCCCCcccatttttcttctttctcttgcTAATACTGATACTtttatgtatgtgtgctgtgtagCTGAAACCAGACACACTTATCCATGTTTGGAAAGGAAACCAGGAGCAATACCAGAGTGAGATGGCAAATGTTACATCAGCAGGGTACAAGACCCTGCTGTCCACTCCCTGGTACCTAAACCGTATCTCCTACGGCCAGGACTGGCATGGCCATTACAAGGCCGACCCACAGGATTTCAATGGTTCGTGTCTGCATGATTGATTTATTTAGCAAGACCTCTTTCCACTGCTCTTGACGGCGGGTAATTTGCTGTTTATGCACAATTGCTTTTTCTTAGTATTCACATACTGGTTATAGGACTTTGCCTCACTcatattattgttttattgttctgACTCAGATTTTAGTAGAGCATTGCTTGACTCTTGACACATACCTGAAATGTCGTTAAAGTTGTTTGTCACTCCTGTGCAAATATGTGTAAGCCTGTTGAATGAACAGAGGGAAATTATCTTAATATTTTGCTATCAGAGGTGAAAAAATCACGGTATAATTGTAATTCAattgaatatgttttttattttatttcatatatcACTCTAGTCCAGTGGAGTTGTAGATTCCCTGGATGTTGCTTGGGCTGCTATCTCATtgtatattacattttaaaacaggAACTGAAGAACAAAAGAAGCTTGTGATTGGTGGAGAAGCCTGTTTGTGGGGGGAGTATGTGGATGCAACCAACCTGACACCCAGACTCTGGTATGTTATTCTGTAATAAACTCTTCGTCAgaaaatgattttattttgaaccatGACACATGACATAACTGATTTTGTTTTGGTTACTTGTCTTCCGTCGCTCCCAGGCCCCGTGCCAGTGCTGTGGCAGAGCGACTGTGGAGTGCCAAAGATGTGACGGACATTAATGATGCTTTTAACAGACTGTCTGTGCACCGTTGTCGCATGGTGGCGTAAGTATCTAAAGTCTGTATATCTCATTATCTCAGGTTTATCTTATCTCACTTATCTACATATTTTATGACTTACTTACTacttctgacatactatactatgacattttgtaTGACAagacaatactatggctttttactacatactatactataactttttaagacattgttatgacatactatgtatttgtatttcattttatgacaaactatgactttttaagacatactatactatgacatatgTATGACCTACTATGAATTTCTATTTcattttacaacatttttaTGGCATGCTATACTAGGAATCTTTTTAACatatttatgacatactatatactatgactttgtatgaTTTTGTCttacatactatggctttttgacattgttatgacatactattctatgactttttatgacataccatactatgactttttgtgacatttttatggcatactatactttgacttttttacatatttatgacatactatactatgacttttgtgacatactatactataaatcTATGAcataatactatgactttttaaaaacattttatgacatactacactatgacttttctgacatttttatcacactatactatgacttttttgatttttttttttacgacattctatactatgacttttttgacatatttatgacacaatactaggactttttattgtttatttttatgacatactgcaCTATGACTTTTCTGACAATTTTATGACACactactatgacctttttgacatttttaccacatactgtactatgactgaAAAACTAAATGGATATCACATCCACAGGAGTATTTGTGGaattctattctatttattttaattaagaaATATTTGTatgtgcatcagaaatacatttgtgAATCCTGTGTGAATCCAACTGACACATTCCTGTTAAAGGCTACTAATTTAAGATGAAACCTATTAACCATCTGAACTATCTTTTCCTGTCTAAGGCGTGGGATCCCAGCTGAGCCGCTGTTTTCCAGCTACTGTCCCCGTGAGTACAAAGGTATCTGAAAACAACTGAAAGGGGCCGGCCATGGGAATCGAAAAGGGAAGCAAATCCCTATACAAACAATTCCTTGCTTGTATTTTAAACTGAGAAATCAAATGCTAAATTGCCTTTGTAGAGATGTCACTGTACTGATGTTCTGAGACGTATCATTCTTTTTAAATCTGCTCTACAGAACTCTTGATCACATCTAATGTCATAAACCAATCTTG
The Sander lucioperca isolate FBNREF2018 chromosome 14, SLUC_FBN_1.2, whole genome shotgun sequence genome window above contains:
- the hexb gene encoding beta-hexosaminidase subunit beta isoform X1 translates to MITALKFTLLLLALAFAQGLHYNYIDELDKEAGTVRAVQASQYVSLWPLPQKVKILDLSFKLTSFNIVDAKESSAGSSCSLLQDAYRRYYEYMFGIAKRQGPRKSRLTGPSELTELQVWITSPDSECDGYPSVTSDESYELSVDLPYAVLKAPKVWGALHGLETFSQLVYEDQYGAKSINSTAISDFPRFAHRGILLDSSRHFLPLKVILANLETMAMNKFNVFHWHIVDDQSFPYLSRTFPQLSQQGAYHPYTHVYTPADVKMVIEFGRLRGIRVVPEFDTPGHTQSWGKGQKDLLTPCYSGSKPSGSFGPVNPILNTTYDFMSQFFKEISTVFPDAYVHLGGDEVDFTCWKSNPDIQKFMDQQGYGQDYKKLESFYIQKLLDIVTTTHKGYMIWQEVFDNGVKLKPDTLIHVWKGNQEQYQSEMANVTSAGYKTLLSTPWYLNRISYGQDWHGHYKADPQDFNGTEEQKKLVIGGEACLWGEYVDATNLTPRLWPRASAVAERLWSAKDVTDINDAFNRLSVHRCRMVARGIPAEPLFSSYCPREYKGI
- the hexb gene encoding beta-hexosaminidase subunit beta isoform X3, producing MITALKFTLLLLALAFAQGLHYNYIDELDKEAGTVRAVQASQYVSLWPLPQKVKILDLSFKLTSFNIVDAKESSAGSSCSLLQDAYRRYYEYMFGIAKRQGPRKSRLTGPSELTELQVWITSPDSECDGYPSVTSDESYELSVDLPYAVLKAPKVWGALHGLETFSQLVYEDQYGAKSINSTAISDFPRFAHRGILLDSSRHFLPLKVILANLETMAMNKFNVFHWHIVDDQSFPYLSRTFPQLSQQGAYHPYTHVYTPADVKMVIEFGRLRGIRVVPEFDTPGHTQSWGKGQKDLLTPCYSGSKPSGSFGPVNPILNTTYDFMSQFFKEISTVFPDAYVHLGGDEVDFTCWKSNPDIQKFMDQQGYGQDYKKLESFYIQKLLDIVTTTHKGYMIWQEVFDNGVKLKPDTVVHVWIGGGANEEMGKVTAAGYTTILSAPWYLDYISYAQDWQKYYKVEPLDFDGLRLKTAQL
- the hexb gene encoding beta-hexosaminidase subunit beta isoform X2 → MITALKFTLLLLALAFAQGLHYNYIDELDKEAGTVRAVQASQYVSLWPLPQKVKILDLSFKLTSFNIVDAKESSAGSSCSLLQDAYRRYYEYMFGIAKRQGPRKSRLTGPSELTELQVWITSPDSECDGYPSVTSDESYELSVDLPYAVLKAPKVWGALHGLETFSQLVYEDQYGAKSINSTAISDFPRFAHRGILLDSSRHFLPLKVILANLETMAMNKFNVFHWHIVDDQSFPYLSRTFPQLSQQGAYHPYTHVYTPADVKMVIEFGRLRGIRVVPEFDTPGHTQSWGKGQKDLLTPCYSGSKPSGSFGPVNPILNTTYDFMSQFFKEISTVFPDAYVHLGGDEVDFTCWKSNPDIQKFMDQQGYGQDYKKLESFYIQKLLDIVTTTHKGYMIWQEVFDNGVKLKPDTVVHVWIGGGANEEMGKVTAAGYTTILSAPWYLDYISYAQDWQKYYKVEPLDFDGTEEQKKLVIGGEACLWGEYVDATNLTPRLWPRASAVAERLWSAKDVTDINDAFNRLSVHRCRMVARGIPAEPLFSSYCPREYKGI